GCCGAGGTGTCTTCAGGAAAACACTAGAGGCAAAGAAGAGTGGATCTTTGATAAAGCGAAAGCCTCCTTCACACGCCTGCTGGTTCTTATACTCGCGCAGAATATCATCATTGCTCCATTGCTCTTGTTCCAAGAGATTGGTGGCTAAGATGAAACGACCTGCTTGCCGCCGATAGCGTTCGATGACTGGCTCATTGAGGGTTAAGGTAGCCTCAATAGAATAGGTGTAGTGAGTCACAACCGTTGCTTTTGTCGGTCGTCCAGCCTTTGAATAATGAGGTTTTTTGTGGATTTTGAGATCGTCAAGGGTGTGATACCTGAGGATTTTGCCAAAATCTTGGGCTGCAGCTAAAGCATCTGCAGGGCACAAGAAGGTCTGTTTGCAGAGGGTTTTAAGTGCAGTAGTTTTTTGGCTAAACGCCTGATCAATCCGCTTTTGCACTTGTTTGAGTCCAGAGTCTCTGCGAGCTTTACTTTCAACCACCAGCCACCGTTGTTGAATCTCTCCATAGGTACTACATACTTCGACAAAGCTATAGCCGTTGAGAGCACTGGGGTGAAACTGTGAACCCGGCAGCCCTTGTAATAAGTCTTGGGCTGCCGTTGAACTTGCTGGAACTCGGCTAATCCAAGATGTACTTCCTAATGCTTGCAGATTGTCGGCACTGTAGAGGGCACTATCAGCAACAATCACCTCTGGCTGTTGCTGACTCCACTGTTGCTTAAATTCATGGATGATAGGCACAAACGTACTTTTGTCCGCATCATTACCGTTGCCCACTTGTAAAAATAAAGGAATACCCCCGTCCCCACTCACCAGTAGGTTCAATACAAACTGCTTGAGATCACGACGATTGTCCCGTGAGTAGCCGTAGGTGATTTTCACGGGTATCGGCTCCTCTGATTCAGCCAGTGCAGGGGAGGGGGACTCAGGTGCAGAGGGGGATTCGTCTGACGCCTCAACCTGTGGTTTATCTAAGTATTGCCCCTCAACACTAAGGCTTGTCGCATCTAGATGCGCACACCTTAGAGCTACATCGAATTTCTGAACGACTGCCATTGCCACATGGATA
The Acaryochloris marina S15 genome window above contains:
- a CDS encoding IS1634 family transposase, which produces MYSPQEIDVQDIDHLGIIAGIVDEIGIVEIVDRLLGTHEQENVSCGQVVKALILNGMGFLSAPLYLFSEFFESKATEHLLGQGVLPEHLNDTRIGRVLDKLYAYGVTQIFIHVAMAVVQKFDVALRCAHLDATSLSVEGQYLDKPQVEASDESPSAPESPSPALAESEEPIPVKITYGYSRDNRRDLKQFVLNLLVSGDGGIPLFLQVGNGNDADKSTFVPIIHEFKQQWSQQQPEVIVADSALYSADNLQALGSTSWISRVPASSTAAQDLLQGLPGSQFHPSALNGYSFVEVCSTYGEIQQRWLVVESKARRDSGLKQVQKRIDQAFSQKTTALKTLCKQTFLCPADALAAAQDFGKILRYHTLDDLKIHKKPHYSKAGRPTKATVVTHYTYSIEATLTLNEPVIERYRRQAGRFILATNLLEQEQWSNDDILREYKNQQACEGGFRFIKDPLFFASSVFLKTPRRIAALAMIMALCLMVYSLGQRQLRNAL